From the Bradyrhizobium ontarionense genome, the window GTCCCGGTGTTTCCGCTGGCCGGAGCGCTGTTGCTGCCGCGCGGCCAAATGCCGCTCAACATCTTCGAGCCGCGCTACCTCGCGATGATCGATGACGCGTTCCGCGACGGACATCGGCTGATCGGAATGATCCAGCCCGACGTCACGCATTCCTCGAGCGAGGAACGTCCGGTGCTGTTCAAGGTCGGCTGCGTCGGCCGCATCACCCAGCTCGCCGAGTCGGGCGATGGCCGCTACATCCTCGAGCTCACCGGCGTGTCCCGTTTCAAGGTGGTCGAGGAAATGACGGTGCTGACGGCCTACCGTCAGTGCAAGGTCGACTATTTCCCGTTCCTCGACGACTTCACCGCCCGCAAGGGCGAGGATGCCGTCGATCGCGACGCTCTGCTGGCGGTGCTGACCGATTTCCTCAAGGCCAACAATCTCAAGGTCGACTGGGCCGGCATCGAGGCCGCGCCGAACGAGGCGCTGGTCAACGCGCTGGCGATGATGTCGCCTTACGGGCCGGCGGAGAAGCAGGCGATGCTCGAGGCGCCGGATCTGAAGACCCGTGCCGAGATCCTCATCGCCGTCACCGAGATGGATCTCGCCAAGAAGCGGACCTCGGGCGATCCGCCGCTGCAGTGATCATTCGGCAGCGACGGCGCGCGAAGACTGCGGCATCGCAGTCAGTCGCATCAGTGCGACGGTCGCCAGGATGACGCCGACATACACCGCGAGCTGCATGCCGGTCGGCTGGTCAGTGTAGCCGATCAGCGCCTTCAGCGTCCGTCCGGCGAGGCCAGCCTCCGGCAGAACCGCACTCGAATCCCAGACCACCTGATCGAACGACGTCAGCCAGTTGGCGCGGGCCAGGAAGAACACCGCCTGGGCGGCCATTCCGGCCGCGAGCAATGTGATCAGAACGGTGGTGGTCCTGAACAGGGCGCGGGGCGGAATCCGCATCAGACCGAGATAGGTTGCGAGGCAGACGGCAACACCGAGCAGCATGCCGAGGACGCCTCCGCCCAGCAGCGCACCGCCGGTGCCGTCGCCGGAGGCCGCCACCCCGTAGAGAAACAGCGCAACTTCGCTGCCTTCGCGCAGCACCGCAATCGCGATCACCATCGCGAGCGCGACCATGGGCTTGGCACCCTCGGCGACCGCCTGGCCAACGGTCCGCAACTCATGGGCCATCTCCCGGCCGTGACGGGCCATCCATACGTTGTGCCAGGTCAGCATGATCACGGCCGTCGACAGGATCGCCGCGTTGAACAGCTCCTGCCCCATGCCCTCGAACAACTGGGTCAACGCGCCCGCGAAGGACGCGACGACGCAGGCGCCGAACAGGCCCGCAAACAGCCCGCCGGCGATCCAGCGCAGCCGATACGGCACGGCGCTGGTGACGGCGAGCACGATGCCGACGATCAGCCCGGCCTCGAACACCTCACGAAAGACGATGATGAGCGCGGCAAGCATGTGAAACGACCTATTGAACGTTGATGAAGCCGCGCGCTTTTTCGTTGAAGTCGTTGTAGAATTCGTAGCGTCCCGACTTCATCGCACGGACATTGAGGACGGCCTCGCTGTTGGCCGCGATCACCTTCTCGACCTTGAGCGTCGCACTCTCGAACTCCATCGCCTTGGCTTCCATGTTCTTGACGCGGATGGTCAGCGGCGCGTCGGCGTGCACGGTGGGCTCCTTGGGCTCGAACTGCCCGTTCGCATAGGTCAGGCAGATCTCGTTCACCCCCTCGGCCTGCACTTGCGTCGCCATCAGCAGCATGCCGACGCCCCCTCCCACAACGACCAACTTCCGCACCACGTCGACCAACATCGATCAGTCCTCTCGTATTCAGACAAGCAAATCGGAGAACGGTTGTGCCTCCGCATCGATGTCGACGCCGAGGCATCCGTACGCGACGGCGAACAGCTAAGCGGCTCGCCGCCGGGTCTGCAAAGAGACTCTTTCTAAGCTTGAACCATTCTAGGCGAATGTGTCGGGGCAGTGGCATCGCAGTGAGTGGAGTACGGCCGAACTACCGTCGACCGTTGCGATGAATCGCAGCGCCTGCCCGGCGCCTCGTTGTCGCCACCATCCCGACGAGGGGGCGTCAATAGCCCGCAGCGGCAAGCACCACGACGCTGGCCAGCATGACCCAGCCGAAGTGACGCGCATGTGTCGCCAGCGCATTGGCGCCTGCGGCGAAGACGAACACGATGACCACCGTGATCACGGTCCAATGCCGCGCCGGCTCGGAGTCCATCCAGGGCGCAGCCGCGAGCAGCACGCCGCAGCCGATCCATGCCACCGTTCCGGCCTGCCAGACCAGACGCAGCAGCGTCCGCAGCCGCGCCGGGGAAATGGTGGCGCGCTTGAATACGACAGCCTCACCCAGAACGCCGTGGATCAGCGCGGCCGCGACCGCAACCAGCCCGGCACCCTGCAACAGCATATCCCGCATCATCGCCTCCATACAGTCATGTATGGAGCATGCATCCGGCGCTGGCGCGCGTCAATACAGTTGTGTATGGTGGCATGGACGGTGGCGACATGAACGAGCAGCTCTCGGCGAAGGATTGGCTGGACCAGGGTCTCAAGGTGCTGGCGGGGAAGGGCTTCACCGCCCTCAAGGCCGAGCCGCTGGCAAAAGCGATGGGCGTGTCCCGCGGCAGCTTCTACTGGCACTTCGCCGACGTGGCGGCATTCCATTCCGAGCTCCTGAAGCATTGGCGCGAGATTGCCGCCGAGCAGATCATCACCGGCGTGGAGGCAAGCGCGGGCGCCGACCCGGCGATCGCCGTCCTGCTCCGGCGCACCTTCTCGATCAGGCTCACTTTGGAACGGGCCGTCCGCAGCTGGGCGGCGTCCGAACCGGCCGCCCGCCAGGCCGTTCAGGCGATCGACAGGCGCCGGCTCGGCTATGTCGAGAGCCTGCTCGTGACCGACGGCCTGCCGCCGGCGGTCGCGCAGGCACGGGCGCAGGTGCTGTATTGGGCCTTTCTCGGCCACGCGCTGTCCGACCGGCCGCTGCCGCCGGCGCAGCAGGATGCCGTGATCGACGAACTGGTCCGGATCGCCCGGCACGAGCCTTGAGTGAGGACAGCCCCGCCGCCGATGTGCTAGAGAGCGGCCGCCGGAGATCCTTGCCATGAACGCCCCGCTCGAACGCCCCGCCAATTCCGTCGATCCCAAGCTGCTCGAAATCCTGGTGTGCCCGATGACCAAGGGCGCGCTGGAGTACGACGCCGCGAAGCAGGAGCTGATCTCGCGCGCGGCGAAGCTCGCCTACCCGATCCGTGACGGCATTCCGATCATGCTGCCCGAGGAAGCACGGAAGATCGACTGACCGATGCGCCCCGCCTCGATCCGTTGCGCGCTCGCATTGGCCCTGGCGGTCGTCGTATCGGCCGCGGTGGCCGAGGAGAGCGCCGTCCGCATCGGTGCGATCGACGCCATCATGACGATCCCCGCCGGCGCCGAGAAGCCGCCCGTGGCGCTGCTGATCGCGGGGTCCGGCTCGACCGACCGTGACGGCAACGGCCCGCAGCTCAAGCCTGCGACATTGAAGAAGCTCGCCGAGCAGCTCGCATCCCGGGGCATCGCCAGCCTGCGCTACGACAAGCGTGGGGCGCGCGGCTGGAAGGCGGAATTCGGCAGGCCGGAGGACTTCCGCTTCAAGGACTATGTCGACGACGCAGCGTCCCTGGTCGACTCCCTGCGCGGCAAGTTCGCCCGCATCGTGCTGGTCGGCCATAGCGAGGGCGGCCTGGTCGCGATCCTCGCCGCGCGGCGCACGCCCGTCGACCGCCTGGTGCTGCTCGCGGCGTCGGCGCGGCGGCAGGGCGACCTGCTCAAGGCGCAGCTCGAGAAGAAGCTGCCGGCCGCGAGGATGGAGCCGGTCGCCAAGGCGATCGACGCCATGATGGCCGGGCAGATCGTCGATCCCGCGCCGCCGGAGCTGCAGATCCCGCCGGCGCTGCAGCCCGGCATCGCCTCCGCCTTCACCGAGGACCCGATCGACCCGCTCAAGCAGATCACGATCCCGATCCTCATCATCGGCGGGGCCCGCGACGTCCAGATCGCGCGGCTCGACATGGTCGCGCTCGCCGCTGCCGCCCCGGCGGCCAAGACGCTGTGGCTGCCGGACATGAACCACGTGCTGGTCGACGTCGGCAACGAGGACGAGAACCTGTCGTCCTACAACGATCCGGACCGCCCGCTCGACCTCGACATGGTCGAGGCGGTCGCGGGCTTCATCACGGCCGCAGGCGTCCGCTGACGCCTACAAGGATTCCCCCTTCAGCAGACGCGGAATCTCGCCGGTGAGACCCGCGGCCTGACGGATGAACAGCTCCTTCAGCGGCGGCGCACGATCGACGATGCCGAGCCCGATGTCGCGCACCACGCGCAACAACGACGACTTGTTCGAGAACAGGAAGTTCAGCGAATTGGTCGCGACGCCCATCGCCATGGTGTCGAAGCGCCGCCAGCGCTGATAGCGCTCCAATACGTCGACCTGGCCCGGATCAATCCCCATGCGTGCGGCGTCGACGACGACCTCGGCCAGCGCGGCGACGTCCTTCAGCCCCATGTTCAGCCCCTGGCCCGCGATGGGGTGGATCACATGGGCCGCATCGCCGACCAGCGCCAGCCGCGGCGCAATGAAGGATCGCGCGACGAAATAGGACAGCGGAAACGCGCGCGGCTGATCGAGCACCTTGAGCTCACCGAGATGCAGGCCGGCGCGCCTTTCCAGCTCGGCATGGAATTCGTCGGCATTCAGCGCGACGAGACGCTTCGCCTCCGCGCGCCGCTCGGTCCACACCAGCGAGGAGCGTTTGCCGGTCAGCGGCAGCATTGCGAACGGGCCGGACGGAAGGAAATGCTCCTCGGCGCGGCCGCCATGGTCGCGCTCGTGACCGACGGTGACGACGATGCCGGACTGGTTATAGTCCCAGCCATGGGTCGGAATGCCGGCCCGCTCACGCAGCTTCGAGCGCGCGCCGTCGGCTGCGACCAGCAAGCTGGCCTCACACCGTCCGCCATCGGCCAAGGTCACCGCGATGGCGTCGCTGCGGGTCTCGAAGCCCGTCACTGCCGTCGCCTTCAGCTCGATTCCCGCCGCCTCGGCGTGCCGGACCAGTGCATCGATCAGGAGCCGATTCTCGACCATATGGGCGAACGGCTCACCGGCCTCGACCTGCCCCGCGAAGGTCAGGAACGCCGGGCGCGTCGCATCGTCCAGCTTGGAATCGGTGATGACCATGTCGAGGATCGGCTGCGCGTCGGGCGCGACGTCGGCCCAGACCCCGATCGCATCGAACAGCTTGCGGCAGGCCGCGACGATGGCGCTGGCGCGCGGATCGCGGCTCGGCCGGTTCGCCAGCGCCGGATCGGCCACGATCACGGGCACGTCAGCGCCCAGCCCCTGCCGGAGCGCCAACGCCAGAGCCAGGCCGGCAAACGCGCCGCCGCCGATGACAATGCTTCGCTGTGTGGTCATGCCAACCTGCCTACGGTTACTCTTGCGGGCGGATTATAGCTGGGCGAAACAGGGGCGTGAACCAAGGGTCGCCACCCAAGGCCATCAATTCCGGATGCCTGATCCCGCCATAAC encodes:
- a CDS encoding LON peptidase substrate-binding domain-containing protein, with amino-acid sequence MPINAEYRGPAELPEIVPVFPLAGALLLPRGQMPLNIFEPRYLAMIDDAFRDGHRLIGMIQPDVTHSSSEERPVLFKVGCVGRITQLAESGDGRYILELTGVSRFKVVEEMTVLTAYRQCKVDYFPFLDDFTARKGEDAVDRDALLAVLTDFLKANNLKVDWAGIEAAPNEALVNALAMMSPYGPAEKQAMLEAPDLKTRAEILIAVTEMDLAKKRTSGDPPLQ
- a CDS encoding FTR1 family iron permease, encoding MLAALIIVFREVFEAGLIVGIVLAVTSAVPYRLRWIAGGLFAGLFGACVVASFAGALTQLFEGMGQELFNAAILSTAVIMLTWHNVWMARHGREMAHELRTVGQAVAEGAKPMVALAMVIAIAVLREGSEVALFLYGVAASGDGTGGALLGGGVLGMLLGVAVCLATYLGLMRIPPRALFRTTTVLITLLAAGMAAQAVFFLARANWLTSFDQVVWDSSAVLPEAGLAGRTLKALIGYTDQPTGMQLAVYVGVILATVALMRLTAMPQSSRAVAAE
- a CDS encoding cupredoxin domain-containing protein — encoded protein: MLVDVVRKLVVVGGGVGMLLMATQVQAEGVNEICLTYANGQFEPKEPTVHADAPLTIRVKNMEAKAMEFESATLKVEKVIAANSEAVLNVRAMKSGRYEFYNDFNEKARGFINVQ
- a CDS encoding TetR/AcrR family transcriptional regulator — protein: MNEQLSAKDWLDQGLKVLAGKGFTALKAEPLAKAMGVSRGSFYWHFADVAAFHSELLKHWREIAAEQIITGVEASAGADPAIAVLLRRTFSIRLTLERAVRSWAASEPAARQAVQAIDRRRLGYVESLLVTDGLPPAVAQARAQVLYWAFLGHALSDRPLPPAQQDAVIDELVRIARHEP
- a CDS encoding Trm112 family protein; this encodes MNAPLERPANSVDPKLLEILVCPMTKGALEYDAAKQELISRAAKLAYPIRDGIPIMLPEEARKID
- a CDS encoding alpha/beta hydrolase — protein: MRPASIRCALALALAVVVSAAVAEESAVRIGAIDAIMTIPAGAEKPPVALLIAGSGSTDRDGNGPQLKPATLKKLAEQLASRGIASLRYDKRGARGWKAEFGRPEDFRFKDYVDDAASLVDSLRGKFARIVLVGHSEGGLVAILAARRTPVDRLVLLAASARRQGDLLKAQLEKKLPAARMEPVAKAIDAMMAGQIVDPAPPELQIPPALQPGIASAFTEDPIDPLKQITIPILIIGGARDVQIARLDMVALAAAAPAAKTLWLPDMNHVLVDVGNEDENLSSYNDPDRPLDLDMVEAVAGFITAAGVR